A genome region from Halorussus pelagicus includes the following:
- a CDS encoding DUF5518 domain-containing protein, protein MVEKQTTARSADRPPAADERPPDERPPDDATTLMNALVGAVATVVTAPALPFAAIVGGGVAGYLQGTDLAESAKVGAISGAIATIPAFLFVWFVAGVLLIGANPVLALSSLFALLLFVLVTLYLVGAGALGGALGAYLHREL, encoded by the coding sequence ATGGTCGAGAAACAGACCACCGCCCGGTCCGCGGACCGTCCTCCCGCCGCCGACGAGCGCCCGCCCGACGAGCGCCCGCCCGACGACGCCACTACCCTGATGAACGCTCTCGTCGGAGCGGTCGCCACCGTCGTCACCGCACCAGCGCTCCCGTTCGCAGCTATCGTCGGCGGCGGCGTCGCGGGCTACCTACAGGGGACCGACCTCGCGGAGAGCGCGAAGGTCGGTGCCATCTCGGGCGCGATAGCCACGATTCCGGCCTTCCTCTTCGTGTGGTTCGTCGCTGGCGTCCTCCTTATCGGCGCGAACCCCGTTCTCGCGCTCAGTAGTCTCTTCGCCCTCCTACTCTTCGTCCTCGTCACGCTCTATCTCGTCGGTGCCGGGGCGCTCGGCGGCGCACTCGGAGCCTACCTACACCGCGAACTCTGA
- the hemL gene encoding glutamate-1-semialdehyde 2,1-aminomutase, which yields MHDANSRELYDRALSVLPGGVNSPVRAVRPHPFFVDHGDGAHVIDADGNKYIDYVMGYGPLLLGHDLPQEVESRIQSQLSDGPMYGAPAEVEVELAEFIARHVQSVDMLRFVNSGTEATTSAVRLARGYTGRDKIVVMQGGYHGAQESTLVEGKTGGTGSPSSAGIPQSFAEETITVPFNDAEAVRKVFEAHGDEIAAVLTEPILGNCASVGPVEGYLGALREITDEYGALLIFDEVMTGFRVGGLQCAQGKFGVTPDLTTFAKVIGGGFPVGAIGGPAEIMESFTPTGDVFQAGTYSGHPLSLTAGLELLRYAADNDVYDYLADLGDQLRSGLADILEDEAPSYTVTGYDSMFKVVFTRDGPRDSSGQCEAGCRQDPDCPRFDYCPKNKGDVNAAETERWERLFWPAMREQGVFLTANQYESQFLSYAHTEADVEETLEAYKETL from the coding sequence ATGCACGACGCCAACTCCCGCGAGTTGTACGACCGAGCGCTCTCGGTCCTCCCCGGCGGGGTCAACTCCCCGGTTCGAGCCGTCCGCCCGCACCCGTTCTTCGTGGACCACGGCGACGGCGCGCACGTCATCGACGCCGACGGCAACAAGTACATCGACTACGTGATGGGCTACGGTCCGCTCCTTCTGGGCCACGACCTGCCCCAAGAGGTCGAGTCCCGGATTCAGTCCCAACTCTCGGACGGGCCGATGTACGGCGCGCCCGCCGAAGTCGAGGTCGAACTCGCGGAGTTCATCGCGCGCCACGTCCAGAGCGTCGATATGCTCCGGTTCGTCAATTCGGGCACCGAGGCGACCACCTCCGCGGTCCGCCTCGCGCGGGGCTACACCGGCCGGGACAAAATCGTCGTGATGCAGGGCGGCTACCACGGTGCCCAAGAATCGACGCTCGTGGAGGGCAAGACGGGCGGCACCGGGTCGCCGAGTTCCGCCGGAATCCCCCAATCGTTCGCCGAGGAGACCATTACGGTCCCGTTCAACGACGCGGAGGCCGTTCGAAAAGTGTTCGAAGCTCACGGAGACGAGATAGCGGCGGTCCTCACGGAGCCGATTCTGGGCAACTGCGCGTCGGTGGGTCCGGTAGAGGGCTACCTCGGCGCGCTCCGCGAGATAACCGACGAGTACGGCGCGCTCCTGATTTTCGACGAGGTGATGACCGGCTTCCGCGTCGGCGGTCTCCAGTGTGCGCAGGGGAAGTTCGGCGTCACGCCCGACCTGACGACGTTCGCCAAGGTCATCGGCGGCGGCTTCCCGGTCGGCGCAATCGGCGGTCCCGCAGAAATCATGGAGTCGTTCACGCCGACCGGCGACGTGTTCCAAGCGGGCACCTACTCGGGCCACCCGCTATCGCTGACTGCGGGTCTCGAACTGCTCCGCTACGCCGCGGACAACGACGTGTACGACTACCTCGCGGACCTCGGCGACCAGTTGCGCTCGGGGCTGGCCGACATCCTCGAAGACGAGGCTCCGTCGTACACCGTCACGGGCTACGACAGCATGTTCAAGGTCGTCTTCACACGGGACGGTCCCCGCGACTCCTCGGGCCAGTGTGAAGCAGGATGCCGACAGGACCCCGATTGCCCCCGGTTCGACTACTGCCCGAAGAACAAAGGCGACGTGAACGCCGCCGAGACCGAGCGGTGGGAACGGCTCTTCTGGCCCGCGATGCGCGAGCAGGGCGTCTTCCTCACCGCCAACCAGTACGAGTCGCAGTTCCTCAGCTACGCCCACACCGAGGCGGACGTAGAGGAGACGCTGGAAGCGTACAAAGAGACGCTGTAG
- a CDS encoding metal-dependent hydrolase, which translates to MPFTPFHLGIGLCLGLLCFRWLDFPTFLIANVIVDARAVLVFFDFVSGSIHGFLHTFIFATLLAVGLATLSSVSKPTLNRVLRPLFLAQRRSLTRITLAALIGVYAHIVLDSVLYTDISPLYPLSGNPFLGLLSSVEVYFLCVVGFVFGTGLYLTKVITEWKNLDVPLWAQ; encoded by the coding sequence ATGCCTTTTACGCCGTTTCATTTAGGTATCGGATTGTGTCTCGGTTTACTCTGTTTCCGCTGGCTAGACTTCCCGACCTTTCTCATAGCGAATGTCATCGTAGATGCACGAGCAGTCTTGGTGTTTTTCGATTTTGTTTCCGGTTCAATTCACGGTTTCCTCCACACGTTCATTTTTGCAACGCTGTTAGCTGTCGGCCTTGCAACTCTCTCCTCAGTCTCGAAACCGACGTTGAATCGTGTCCTGCGTCCGTTGTTTTTGGCACAGCGACGGTCACTAACTCGAATCACTCTTGCCGCACTTATTGGCGTGTACGCTCATATCGTCCTCGATTCAGTGTTGTACACTGACATTAGTCCGCTCTATCCGCTTTCCGGGAATCCATTTCTCGGACTGCTTTCATCGGTCGAAGTCTATTTTCTCTGCGTTGTGGGGTTCGTCTTCGGCACCGGACTTTATCTCACGAAAGTCATCACCGAATGGAAAAATCTTGACGTGCCGCTGTGGGCACAATAA
- a CDS encoding NifU family protein, producing MSTETQDDGNDLEERISNFLRRNFPQIQMHGGSAAIQNIDRETGSVHIQLGGACSGCGISPMTIQAIKSRMVKEIPEVEKVNADTGMGGDGGHGGDGGMSPSFPGETTDDGDEDEGPQAPF from the coding sequence ATGAGCACCGAGACTCAGGACGACGGGAACGACCTTGAGGAGCGCATCAGCAACTTCCTGCGACGCAACTTCCCCCAGATTCAGATGCACGGCGGAAGCGCGGCCATCCAGAACATCGACCGCGAAACCGGGTCGGTCCACATCCAACTCGGCGGCGCGTGCAGTGGCTGTGGCATCTCGCCGATGACGATTCAGGCCATCAAGAGCCGAATGGTGAAAGAGATTCCCGAAGTCGAGAAAGTCAATGCCGATACCGGGATGGGCGGCGACGGCGGACACGGCGGAGACGGCGGCATGAGTCCGTCGTTCCCCGGCGAGACCACCGACGACGGAGACGAGGACGAAGGTCCGCAGGCCCCCTTCTAA
- the aspS gene encoding aspartate--tRNA(Asn) ligase yields the protein MIDRTYSDEITAEQDGETVSIAGHVHEIRDLGGLTFVIVRDREGKTQVVFKEENDEDLFEAAQDLHKEDVVQISGRVKASDQAPGGVELAPTEMELISESDTPLPMEVAKDIESDLSTRLDNRAIDLRKPETYAIFSLRSKLMSAMEEWFDNEGYVDVDTPLISQEGAEGGAELFPVVYYGDEVFLSQSPQLYKQMLMAAGFDKIYETGTAFRAEAFATSRHVSEIAMFDVELAYVEDHHDVMDVQEESLRYALEQVAEHAQDELEALDVDLDVPTEDFPRITFEEARDLLATEFDHVPDDSDDLDTKGEKLLGDYFEEQGHPAFFVVGYPNEKFYYRQDVPGDDIASRKFDLIYKGQELSSGGQREHDIETMEQYMDEQGADPENFHFYLEAFRFGIPPHGGYGLGIDRLVQKVADLENIKEAILFPRDPDRVTP from the coding sequence ATGATAGACCGAACGTATTCCGACGAGATTACTGCCGAACAGGACGGCGAGACTGTCTCTATCGCTGGGCACGTCCACGAGATTCGAGATTTGGGTGGACTCACCTTCGTCATCGTGCGCGACCGCGAAGGGAAGACACAGGTCGTGTTCAAGGAGGAGAACGACGAAGACCTCTTCGAGGCCGCACAGGACCTCCACAAGGAGGACGTAGTGCAGATTTCTGGACGCGTGAAGGCCAGCGACCAAGCCCCCGGCGGCGTCGAACTCGCCCCGACCGAGATGGAACTCATCAGCGAGTCCGACACGCCCCTACCGATGGAGGTCGCTAAGGACATCGAGTCCGACCTCTCGACGCGTCTCGACAACCGGGCTATCGACCTCCGAAAGCCCGAGACCTACGCCATCTTCTCGCTGCGCTCGAAGCTGATGTCCGCGATGGAGGAGTGGTTCGACAACGAAGGCTACGTGGACGTAGACACCCCACTCATCTCCCAAGAGGGTGCGGAGGGCGGTGCCGAACTGTTCCCGGTCGTCTACTACGGCGACGAGGTGTTCCTCTCCCAGAGTCCGCAACTCTACAAGCAGATGCTGATGGCCGCCGGATTCGACAAAATCTACGAAACCGGCACCGCGTTCCGCGCGGAAGCGTTCGCCACCTCTCGACACGTCTCCGAGATTGCGATGTTCGACGTGGAACTGGCCTACGTCGAGGACCATCACGACGTGATGGACGTGCAGGAGGAGTCGCTGCGCTACGCGCTGGAGCAGGTCGCCGAGCACGCACAGGACGAATTGGAAGCCCTCGACGTTGACCTCGACGTGCCGACGGAGGACTTCCCGCGCATCACCTTCGAGGAGGCCCGCGACCTCCTCGCTACCGAGTTCGACCACGTCCCGGACGACAGCGACGACCTCGACACGAAGGGCGAGAAACTGCTCGGCGACTACTTCGAAGAGCAGGGCCACCCCGCGTTCTTCGTCGTCGGCTACCCCAACGAGAAGTTCTACTACAGGCAGGACGTGCCCGGCGACGACATCGCGTCCCGGAAGTTCGACCTCATCTACAAGGGCCAAGAACTCTCCTCGGGCGGCCAGCGCGAACACGACATCGAAACGATGGAGCAGTACATGGACGAGCAGGGAGCCGACCCCGAGAACTTCCACTTCTACCTCGAAGCGTTCCGGTTCGGCATCCCGCCCCACGGCGGCTACGGGCTGGGCATCGACCGCCTCGTCCAGAAGGTCGCCGACCTCGAAAACATCAAGGAAGCCATCCTGTTCCCGCGCGACCCCGACCGCGTGACGCCGTAA
- the hemC gene encoding hydroxymethylbilane synthase — MSKHGTEIRLATRGSDLALRQAGEVEAALEDRRFAVELVEVETTGDEIQDELIHRLGKTGAFVRSLDEKVLDGELDGAIHSMKDMPTESPDKLIVAGIPERASANDVLITPDGATLDELPEGATVGTSSLRRKAQLLNHRDDLNVVPLRGNVDTRAEKLLAPALQREHERRTEAEKEKQSNKAMAQKGHKKKYEGEFDRTVEEWFNDLAEIERRALEREVETDFDAIVLAQAGLERSGLAHHLDYVELPKSEFVPAPGQGALAVTALDSELAGDINTVLDHPRTRVETTVERTILAELGGGCVAPMGVHGLIQGESVHVDVQVFSQDGSEVIEASRDVPVENHVSAAKEVAADLAARGADDLIEDAKADDEEREAKREGEETSDE; from the coding sequence ATGAGCAAACACGGGACCGAGATACGCCTCGCAACGCGGGGGTCGGACCTCGCGCTCCGGCAAGCGGGCGAGGTTGAAGCGGCCTTGGAGGACCGGCGGTTCGCGGTCGAACTAGTCGAAGTGGAGACGACCGGCGACGAGATTCAGGACGAACTCATCCACCGACTCGGCAAAACCGGGGCGTTCGTCCGGAGTCTGGACGAGAAGGTGCTGGACGGCGAACTCGACGGCGCGATTCACTCGATGAAAGACATGCCGACCGAGAGTCCCGACAAGTTGATTGTCGCGGGCATCCCCGAGCGCGCCAGCGCCAACGACGTGCTGATTACGCCCGACGGCGCGACGCTCGACGAACTCCCCGAGGGCGCGACGGTCGGCACCTCCAGCCTCCGGCGGAAGGCCCAGTTGCTGAACCACCGCGACGACCTGAACGTCGTCCCGCTTCGCGGAAACGTGGATACGCGCGCCGAAAAGTTGCTCGCGCCCGCGCTCCAGCGCGAACACGAGCGACGCACCGAGGCCGAGAAGGAAAAGCAGTCGAACAAGGCGATGGCCCAGAAGGGCCACAAGAAGAAATATGAGGGCGAGTTCGACCGCACCGTCGAAGAGTGGTTCAACGACCTCGCCGAAATCGAGCGCCGGGCGCTGGAGCGAGAGGTCGAGACTGACTTCGATGCCATCGTCCTCGCGCAGGCCGGACTCGAACGGAGCGGACTGGCCCACCACTTAGACTACGTCGAACTGCCGAAGAGCGAGTTCGTGCCCGCGCCGGGGCAGGGCGCGCTCGCGGTGACGGCCCTCGACAGCGAACTCGCGGGCGACATCAACACGGTACTCGACCACCCCCGAACGCGAGTCGAGACGACCGTCGAGCGCACGATTCTCGCAGAGCTAGGCGGCGGCTGCGTCGCGCCGATGGGCGTCCACGGCCTGATTCAGGGCGAGAGCGTCCACGTTGACGTGCAGGTGTTCTCGCAGGACGGCTCGGAGGTCATCGAGGCCAGTCGGGACGTGCCGGTCGAGAACCACGTCTCGGCCGCCAAGGAGGTCGCCGCGGACCTCGCCGCGCGGGGTGCCGACGACCTCATCGAGGACGCGAAGGCCGACGACGAGGAGCGAGAGGCCAAGCGCGAAGGGGAGGAGACGAGCGACGAATGA
- a CDS encoding DUF5783 family protein, with protein MADFDPEKFEDKYANYFNELQKAYKNAFNRLNDQYDSELIHAIDQQILNESEPFYEGDGEFRVELPENPAERVQGIVVKDEKVEEMLDIYVEEIETELRRVFGFES; from the coding sequence ATGGCCGACTTCGACCCCGAGAAGTTCGAGGATAAGTACGCGAACTACTTCAACGAGCTTCAGAAAGCGTACAAGAACGCGTTCAACCGACTCAACGACCAGTACGATTCGGAACTCATCCACGCCATCGACCAGCAGATTCTCAACGAGAGCGAACCCTTCTACGAGGGCGACGGCGAGTTCCGCGTCGAACTCCCGGAAAACCCGGCCGAGCGCGTGCAGGGTATCGTCGTCAAAGACGAGAAAGTCGAGGAGATGCTCGACATCTACGTCGAGGAGATCGAGACCGAACTGCGGCGCGTGTTCGGGTTCGAGTCGTAG
- a CDS encoding DUF7504 family protein, translated as MSDAETGGVMPVSPESLDDETNVLVAGEPFTRKREVMLELLDTPDRGAILATTKLSAARLKQAFDRRYDAAAWDLRFVDCVSKGRSVETVRETETVRYVADPGDLTGIGIELSGFMQEFYHREDLQRARLGFDSLSPVLMYADLRRVYQFLHVVTGRIASSGFAGVFTLDTVRGDRQAADRLMQVFDALVEVRETDDGEELRVRGGDFGPKTWTDF; from the coding sequence GTGTCCGACGCCGAGACCGGTGGCGTGATGCCCGTGTCGCCCGAATCGCTCGACGACGAGACGAACGTCCTCGTCGCCGGAGAGCCGTTCACGCGGAAGCGCGAGGTGATGCTCGAACTGCTGGACACCCCCGACCGAGGGGCCATTCTTGCGACGACGAAACTGAGCGCGGCCAGACTCAAGCAGGCGTTCGACCGGCGGTACGACGCCGCGGCGTGGGACCTTCGGTTCGTGGACTGCGTGAGCAAGGGGCGGTCGGTCGAGACCGTCCGGGAGACCGAGACGGTCCGATACGTCGCCGACCCCGGCGACCTGACCGGCATCGGTATCGAACTCTCGGGATTCATGCAAGAGTTCTACCACCGCGAGGACCTACAGCGCGCCAGACTCGGCTTCGACTCGCTGTCGCCGGTGTTGATGTACGCTGACCTGCGCCGGGTCTACCAGTTCCTCCACGTCGTCACCGGTCGCATCGCCAGTTCCGGCTTCGCGGGCGTGTTCACGCTCGATACGGTCCGCGGGGACCGGCAGGCGGCCGACCGACTGATGCAGGTGTTCGACGCGCTCGTGGAGGTCCGAGAGACCGACGACGGCGAGGAGTTGCGCGTCCGGGGCGGCGACTTCGGCCCGAAGACGTGGACCGACTTTTGA
- a CDS encoding single-stranded-DNA-specific exonuclease RecJ, which yields MASAGPVPALAERAAACADRLRDADEVLLASHIDADGLTSAAIASAALERAGIPFKTVFSKQLDAEEVAAIAATDYETVLFTDFGSGQLDIIADHEAAGAFTPVIADHHQPADPDTEFHLNPLLFDIDGSSELSGAGAAYVLARALESGNGDNRDLAGLAVVGAVGDMQTTDGELVGANQSIVEEGQAAGVVEARTDLSMYGKQTRPLPKMLEYASDTRIPGITNNENGVLRFLDGLDVRLKDDDGEWRCWVDLTESERSTVSNALIQRALSKGVSPDRIDRLVGTAYTLTDEPEGTELRDVSEFSTLLNATARYERADVGLAVCLGNRDGALDCARELLRNHRRNLSEGLQLVKREGVTREENVQWFHAEDRIRETIVGIIAGMAVGSEGIDRGTPIIAFAEKTEDSDGSEAGDDEVTEVKVSSRGTPNLTRKGLDLSVVMREASQAVGGDGGGHNVAAGATVPKGTEAEFVALADELVGEQLS from the coding sequence ATGGCTTCCGCTGGTCCCGTCCCCGCCCTCGCAGAGCGCGCCGCCGCGTGCGCCGACCGACTGCGGGACGCCGACGAGGTGTTGCTCGCCTCCCACATCGACGCCGACGGACTGACGAGCGCCGCAATCGCGTCGGCGGCGCTCGAACGCGCGGGCATCCCCTTCAAGACCGTCTTCAGCAAGCAGTTGGACGCCGAGGAAGTCGCGGCCATCGCGGCGACCGACTACGAGACGGTGCTGTTCACCGACTTTGGGAGCGGCCAGTTGGACATCATCGCGGACCACGAGGCGGCGGGCGCGTTCACGCCGGTCATCGCCGACCACCACCAACCCGCCGACCCCGACACCGAGTTCCACCTGAACCCGCTGCTGTTCGACATCGACGGGTCGTCGGAACTCTCGGGTGCTGGCGCGGCGTACGTCCTCGCCCGCGCGTTGGAATCCGGAAACGGCGACAACCGCGATTTGGCCGGACTCGCGGTCGTTGGCGCGGTCGGCGACATGCAGACGACCGACGGCGAGTTGGTCGGCGCGAACCAGTCCATCGTCGAGGAGGGCCAAGCCGCGGGCGTCGTAGAAGCGCGGACAGACCTGTCGATGTACGGCAAGCAGACCCGGCCGCTCCCGAAGATGTTGGAGTACGCCAGCGACACCCGCATCCCCGGCATCACGAACAACGAGAACGGCGTCCTGCGGTTCTTGGACGGTCTCGACGTTCGACTCAAGGACGACGACGGCGAGTGGCGCTGTTGGGTGGACCTGACCGAGAGCGAGCGAAGCACCGTCTCGAACGCGCTCATCCAGCGCGCACTCTCGAAGGGCGTCAGCCCCGACCGCATCGACCGACTGGTCGGCACCGCCTACACGCTCACCGACGAACCCGAGGGGACCGAACTTCGAGACGTGAGCGAGTTCTCGACGCTCCTGAACGCGACGGCGCGCTACGAGCGCGCCGACGTGGGACTGGCGGTCTGTCTGGGCAACCGCGACGGCGCGCTCGACTGCGCGCGCGAACTGCTCCGGAACCACCGCCGGAACCTCTCGGAGGGCCTTCAATTGGTCAAGCGCGAGGGCGTCACCCGCGAGGAGAACGTCCAGTGGTTCCACGCCGAGGACCGCATCCGCGAGACCATCGTCGGCATCATCGCGGGGATGGCGGTCGGTTCCGAAGGCATCGACCGCGGGACGCCCATCATCGCTTTCGCCGAAAAAACGGAGGACAGCGACGGGAGCGAAGCAGGCGACGACGAGGTGACGGAGGTAAAGGTCTCGTCGCGCGGGACCCCCAACCTCACGCGCAAGGGACTGGACCTCTCGGTCGTGATGCGCGAAGCGTCGCAGGCCGTCGGCGGCGACGGCGGCGGGCACAACGTCGCCGCGGGCGCGACAGTTCCGAAAGGGACCGAAGCGGAGTTCGTCGCGCTCGCCGACGAACTCGTCGGCGAGCAGTTGAGTTGA
- a CDS encoding ABC transporter substrate-binding protein: MRERPVSRLTRRGLLKGAGAASTGALLAGCMGNGANEETTTDETEQSETTTESETDETTTEETQNGYAVSMSPAGTVEFDAVPENVFAVFPQYADMVTALGHGDALNSVYVPEMTGTTLNHYAHHLDGVSFEWDGLDDPLSNSFSKEQLYALDSDVHLADPAWATTQDNWDGADVEEIGSQVAPWFGNFYSGTRAQPPEGYDDYEYYDLWTLFGKVADVFRERERYEALAEVHTNLVSTIRDQLPPKEERPSAVRVTLAADGQSFYTYHLNKPGYWLADTRPLGANDAFADEDWQSLWGTVDYETMLEADPDVILHLWGLTPSYSMADTRSKLENHSSGSQLKAVENDRVHAAGMRYQGPIMNLFQLEMGAKQLYPDVFGEWPRYEDGDPYPEIPENEWLFDRNRVADIVAGRGE; encoded by the coding sequence ATGCGAGAAAGACCAGTGTCGAGATTGACGCGGCGGGGATTGCTGAAGGGAGCGGGCGCGGCCAGTACCGGCGCGCTCCTCGCTGGATGTATGGGTAACGGAGCGAACGAGGAAACGACGACCGACGAGACCGAGCAGTCGGAAACGACGACGGAGAGCGAGACGGACGAGACGACTACGGAGGAGACGCAGAACGGATACGCGGTGTCGATGTCCCCGGCGGGAACCGTCGAGTTCGACGCCGTTCCGGAGAACGTCTTCGCAGTGTTTCCCCAGTACGCGGATATGGTAACGGCGCTGGGACACGGCGACGCGTTGAACTCGGTGTACGTCCCGGAGATGACCGGCACGACGCTAAACCACTACGCCCACCATCTCGACGGCGTCTCCTTCGAGTGGGACGGACTCGACGACCCGTTGAGCAACAGTTTCTCCAAGGAACAACTGTACGCGCTCGACAGCGACGTTCACCTCGCCGACCCCGCGTGGGCGACGACACAGGACAACTGGGACGGAGCGGACGTAGAGGAGATCGGTTCGCAGGTCGCGCCGTGGTTCGGGAACTTCTACAGCGGCACGCGGGCACAACCACCTGAGGGGTACGACGACTACGAGTATTACGACCTGTGGACCCTGTTCGGAAAGGTCGCGGACGTGTTCCGCGAGCGCGAGCGGTACGAGGCGCTCGCGGAAGTACACACGAATCTCGTCTCCACGATTCGAGACCAACTGCCGCCGAAGGAGGAGCGACCGAGCGCCGTCCGCGTCACGCTCGCGGCGGACGGCCAGTCGTTCTACACCTACCACCTCAACAAACCGGGCTACTGGCTGGCCGACACCCGGCCGCTCGGCGCGAACGACGCCTTCGCCGACGAGGACTGGCAGAGCCTCTGGGGCACCGTCGATTACGAGACGATGCTCGAAGCCGACCCGGACGTAATTCTCCACCTGTGGGGTCTCACGCCGAGCTACAGCATGGCCGACACGCGCTCGAAACTCGAAAACCACAGTAGCGGGAGTCAACTGAAAGCGGTCGAAAACGACCGCGTACACGCCGCGGGGATGCGCTATCAGGGACCGATAATGAACCTGTTCCAGCTAGAGATGGGAGCCAAACAGCTCTACCCCGACGTGTTCGGCGAGTGGCCCCGCTACGAGGACGGCGACCCCTATCCGGAGATTCCCGAAAACGAGTGGCTATTCGACCGCAACCGAGTGGCCGACATCGTCGCCGGTCGCGGCGAGTAA
- a CDS encoding uroporphyrinogen-III synthase, producing the protein MNRDVRVAVFRPDDERLASAVELLDSLGADPVADPMLEVRPTGDAPADGEYVILTSKTGVELAAESGWDPKGATVCAIGESTADALRDAGYDVDIVPDEYTSAGLVETLSGEVEGAEVEVARSDHGSAVLTDGLRDAEADVNETTLYRLVRPEGSGDSAALAAEGELDAALFTSSLTVAHFLDAADERGVREEAVEGLNDAVVGAIGDPTRETAESESIEVDVVPEVADFEQLACEVVEEAAPTHHE; encoded by the coding sequence ATGAACCGAGACGTTCGCGTCGCGGTCTTCCGCCCGGACGACGAACGCCTCGCCAGCGCAGTCGAACTGCTGGACTCGCTCGGTGCCGACCCCGTCGCCGACCCGATGCTCGAAGTCCGGCCGACCGGCGACGCGCCCGCCGACGGCGAGTACGTGATTCTGACGAGCAAGACCGGCGTGGAACTGGCCGCCGAGTCCGGATGGGACCCGAAAGGAGCGACCGTCTGCGCAATCGGCGAGAGTACGGCCGACGCGCTCCGCGACGCGGGGTACGACGTGGACATCGTCCCCGACGAATACACCTCGGCCGGACTGGTCGAAACCCTGAGCGGAGAAGTCGAGGGAGCCGAAGTCGAAGTCGCCCGGAGCGACCACGGGAGCGCAGTCCTGACCGATGGTCTCCGCGACGCCGAAGCCGACGTAAACGAAACTACGCTATATCGATTGGTCCGTCCCGAGGGGTCGGGCGACTCTGCCGCGCTCGCCGCGGAGGGCGAGTTGGACGCCGCCCTCTTCACCTCGTCGCTGACGGTGGCGCACTTCTTGGACGCCGCCGACGAGCGCGGCGTGCGCGAGGAGGCGGTCGAAGGATTGAACGACGCCGTCGTCGGCGCTATCGGCGACCCGACCCGCGAGACGGCCGAGAGCGAGAGCATCGAGGTTGACGTGGTTCCGGAGGTGGCCGACTTCGAGCAGTTGGCCTGCGAGGTTGTGGAAGAAGCCGCGCCGACCCACCACGAGTGA